A section of the Chryseobacterium ginsenosidimutans genome encodes:
- the def gene encoding peptide deformylase → MILPIRAFGDPVLRKVSKDIDKDYPELQELIENMFDTMYSANGIGLAAPQIGLDIRLFVIDVSPLAEDEDYDDIKDELVDFKKVFINAKILEESGEEWKFNEGCLSIPDVREDVKRKSTIIIEYYDENFVKHTETFSDIRARVIQHEYDHIEGILFTDHLSALKKKLVKGKLTKITQGDVSISYKMRFPK, encoded by the coding sequence ATGATTTTACCGATAAGAGCTTTTGGTGACCCAGTTTTAAGAAAAGTAAGCAAGGATATTGATAAAGATTATCCTGAGCTACAAGAGTTGATAGAGAACATGTTCGATACAATGTACAGTGCAAATGGGATAGGTTTGGCAGCACCTCAGATCGGACTGGATATTCGTTTATTTGTTATAGATGTTTCTCCTCTTGCCGAGGATGAAGATTATGATGATATCAAGGATGAATTGGTGGATTTCAAAAAAGTTTTCATTAATGCTAAAATTCTTGAAGAATCCGGCGAAGAGTGGAAATTCAATGAAGGATGTCTTTCTATTCCGGATGTGAGAGAAGATGTGAAGAGAAAATCAACGATCATAATTGAATATTATGACGAAAATTTTGTGAAACATACAGAAACTTTTTCCGATATTAGAGCCCGCGTAATTCAGCATGAATATGATCATATTGAAGGAATTTTGTTTACAGACCATCTAAGTGCCCTGAAAAAGAAACTTGTGAAAGGTAAACTGACGAAAATTACTCAAGGTGACGTAAGCATCAGTTACAAAATGAGGTTTCCAAAATAG
- a CDS encoding Pycsar system effector family protein — MNILHKAKDYVEILFKDKLSSVYFYHNFIHTTYTVNKAEEIIKNSSVSKEDEEKVLLALWFHDTGYIECAQNHEEEGVKIMKDFLQKEDYPEDYIEDVSKLILATKITYDPQNFLEQIVKDADCSHFAGHDYNDISDALRKEWELTNVRCFSNDEWNAGNLEMLKNKHKFYTDYAKANWQSLKEKNIKKIEKKLEKEEDKKDGKKDNSENKKDKEKEPKSDRSVDTLFRVTLSNHTRLSDIADSKANILLSVNAIIISVCLSVLVPKLDTPKNSHLIIPSFILLLSAVLTIIFAILSTKPNVTKARFTLQDVADRKVNLLFFGNFNRMIFDDYQDAMNVLIKDRDYIYDSMVKDLYYLGKVLDRKYRLLSITYQIFMAGIIISVLSFGYAFLSL; from the coding sequence ATGAATATTTTACATAAAGCCAAAGATTATGTCGAAATCTTATTCAAAGATAAGTTATCTTCGGTATATTTTTATCATAATTTTATACATACTACATATACTGTAAACAAAGCGGAAGAAATTATTAAAAATTCTTCTGTTTCCAAAGAAGATGAAGAAAAAGTGCTGTTGGCACTTTGGTTTCATGATACTGGATATATAGAATGTGCACAGAATCATGAGGAAGAAGGGGTGAAGATCATGAAGGATTTTCTTCAAAAAGAAGATTATCCTGAGGATTATATTGAGGATGTTTCTAAATTAATTTTAGCAACAAAAATTACTTACGATCCACAAAATTTTTTAGAACAGATTGTAAAAGATGCTGATTGCAGCCATTTTGCAGGTCACGACTACAATGATATTTCGGATGCCCTGAGAAAAGAATGGGAACTGACGAATGTACGATGTTTTTCTAATGATGAATGGAATGCCGGGAATCTTGAGATGCTGAAAAATAAGCATAAATTTTATACAGATTATGCAAAAGCAAACTGGCAGTCTCTGAAAGAGAAAAATATTAAGAAAATAGAGAAAAAACTGGAAAAAGAGGAAGATAAAAAAGACGGCAAAAAAGACAATTCTGAAAATAAAAAAGATAAAGAAAAAGAACCCAAATCCGACCGAAGTGTGGATACTTTGTTTAGAGTAACTCTAAGCAATCATACCCGATTGAGTGATATTGCTGACAGTAAAGCGAATATTCTACTTTCTGTAAATGCAATTATCATCTCGGTTTGTCTTTCTGTTTTAGTTCCGAAACTGGATACGCCTAAGAATTCACATTTAATTATTCCTAGTTTTATTCTGTTATTATCTGCTGTTTTAACGATTATTTTTGCTATTTTATCTACAAAGCCAAATGTTACAAAAGCGAGATTTACCTTACAGGATGTTGCTGACAGAAAAGTAAATCTTTTATTCTTCGGGAATTTTAACAGAATGATTTTTGATGATTATCAGGATGCAATGAATGTTCTTATCAAAGACCGTGATTATATTTACGATTCTATGGTGAAAGATTTATATTATCTGGGTAAAGTTTTAGACAGGAAATACAGGCTTTTATCAATAACCTATCAGATTTTTATGGCCGGAATTATTATTTCGGTATTATCTTTTGGATATGCTTTTCTTTCGCTTTAA
- a CDS encoding Smr/MutS family protein produces MKIGDKVSVVDEDLSGVVTSVNGNIVVFKDEYGFTYQYPKEKLVPKISNFYENIRVIKKPEPKKNISKKHQKNHLVLDLHFHNLVKNPNDYDSFERLFIQKEKLLEVIAFCRKNNLKRLEIVHGIGDGILQRMVFEVLESQVNLDFYNKEILHHQSGAVMVEFH; encoded by the coding sequence ATGAAGATTGGAGATAAAGTTTCTGTCGTAGATGAGGATTTGAGTGGAGTTGTAACTTCTGTCAATGGAAATATTGTTGTATTTAAGGATGAGTATGGATTTACCTATCAATATCCGAAAGAAAAGCTGGTTCCGAAAATTTCGAATTTTTACGAAAATATAAGAGTTATAAAAAAACCGGAGCCCAAAAAGAATATTTCTAAAAAACATCAGAAAAATCATTTGGTTTTAGACTTGCATTTTCATAATTTAGTTAAAAATCCTAACGACTACGACAGTTTTGAAAGACTCTTTATTCAAAAAGAGAAACTTTTGGAAGTCATTGCCTTTTGCAGAAAAAATAATTTAAAAAGATTGGAAATCGTACACGGAATAGGCGACGGGATTTTACAGAGAATGGTTTTTGAAGTTTTAGAAAGCCAGGTAAATCTGGATTTTTATAATAAGGAAATACTTCACCATCAATCGGGTGCGGTAATGGTAGAATTTCACTAA
- a CDS encoding DUF5606 family protein, whose protein sequence is MLLEKIISISGKPGLFKLVSQLRNGFIIEDVTTKKKVSIGNSSQVSLLDNIAMFTFDKEVPLFEVFENIAKNYDYKEAIAHKSSDAELKEFMTASLPNYDTERVYASDIKKLAQWYNILHKAGYITPESFVKAEPETLDPAQEGEEVTLTDKEAPKKVAPKADKPVTPKAKASSGAKAATKSTHRKMG, encoded by the coding sequence ATGCTGTTAGAAAAAATAATTTCAATTTCTGGTAAGCCAGGACTTTTCAAATTAGTTTCTCAATTAAGAAACGGATTTATTATTGAAGATGTTACTACAAAGAAAAAAGTTAGCATCGGAAATTCTAGCCAAGTAAGTTTGTTAGACAACATCGCAATGTTTACATTTGATAAAGAAGTTCCTTTATTTGAAGTTTTTGAAAATATTGCTAAAAACTACGACTACAAAGAAGCTATTGCTCACAAATCAAGCGATGCTGAATTGAAAGAATTCATGACGGCTTCTCTTCCAAACTACGATACAGAGAGAGTTTATGCTTCTGATATCAAGAAATTGGCTCAGTGGTACAACATTCTTCACAAAGCAGGATATATTACTCCTGAAAGCTTTGTAAAGGCTGAACCTGAAACATTGGATCCGGCTCAGGAAGGAGAAGAAGTAACCTTAACAGATAAGGAAGCTCCAAAAAAAGTAGCTCCAAAGGCTGATAAACCGGTAACTCCGAAAGCGAAAGCTTCTTCTGGTGCAAAAGCAGCTACAAAAAGTACACACAGAAAAATGGGATAA
- a CDS encoding SixA phosphatase family protein yields MKKLILVRHAKSDWPEETEDFDRPLADKGLEDAMRMSRFMKNNSILIDYFVSSPAVRALNTCKIFNQTYNLNFITNEKLYNPSESNFESVIYNLDDSHEAVAFFSHNNGISNFANSISDDIFHFPTCGVAGFEIDCDSWSEFDGADKKLLFFYEPGKI; encoded by the coding sequence ATGAAGAAACTCATCCTCGTAAGACATGCGAAAAGCGACTGGCCGGAAGAAACAGAAGACTTCGACAGACCATTGGCAGACAAAGGTTTAGAAGACGCAATGCGTATGTCAAGATTTATGAAAAATAATAGTATTTTGATAGATTATTTTGTATCGAGCCCAGCGGTTCGGGCATTGAATACGTGCAAAATATTTAATCAGACTTACAATTTAAATTTTATTACTAACGAAAAACTTTATAATCCGTCAGAAAGTAATTTCGAATCTGTAATCTACAATCTGGATGACAGTCATGAGGCGGTTGCTTTCTTTTCTCATAATAATGGAATTTCTAATTTTGCAAATTCTATTTCTGATGATATTTTTCACTTTCCTACTTGCGGAGTTGCAGGTTTTGAGATAGATTGCGATTCGTGGTCTGAATTTGATGGTGCCGATAAAAAATTATTATTCTTTTACGAACCCGGAAAGATTTAG
- a CDS encoding serine hydrolase — protein sequence MKQKFSFLLILLTVGLINAQVEDKKLDELIQNTLKTFDVPGMSVGIIKDGKVIYSKGFGVRSLNSKQPMDDNTLVGIASNSKGFTCTALAILADEGKLNWDDNVSKYIPEFQMYDPYVSQNVTIKDLVTHRAGLGLGQGDLMFFPEGGNLTVNDIVHNVRYLKPENPFRTTLDYNNIMFIVAGEVIHRVSGLSWADFIEQRIMKPVGMTSSFGSYNRAKAVANKIDAHAPVDGKAVAVLHDWSETANAAGGIMSNIKDMTTWAEFLLNNFTTKDGKKLVSDKNIQQLWNLQIPSGVAVKNPYDTSFYGYGMGWFLSDVKGHKQIQHTGGLIGTVTQFTLIPDMKLGIVVLTNQQSGAAFNTITNTVKDSYLGIADRNWLKTYGDRMSKMEESFDKQKKEAFAKSEVFKKDKNLQPKSEQFVGLYSDKWFGDVEVTQQGNAFRISCKNSPRLKGELLPFSNNSFIIKWDDRSYDADAYIIFDYDETGKAQSARLKPISDVTDFSFDFDDLDLERK from the coding sequence ATGAAGCAGAAATTTTCTTTTCTCCTTATTCTCTTAACCGTAGGCTTAATTAATGCGCAGGTTGAAGATAAAAAACTGGACGAATTGATCCAGAATACATTAAAAACTTTTGATGTTCCAGGTATGTCTGTCGGAATTATCAAGGATGGAAAAGTTATTTATTCAAAAGGTTTTGGGGTACGCTCTTTAAATTCAAAACAACCGATGGATGACAATACATTGGTCGGAATTGCATCCAATTCAAAAGGTTTTACCTGTACCGCATTAGCGATTTTGGCAGATGAAGGAAAATTGAACTGGGATGATAACGTTTCAAAATATATTCCTGAGTTTCAGATGTATGATCCGTATGTTTCTCAAAATGTTACGATTAAAGATTTGGTGACTCACAGAGCAGGTTTAGGTTTAGGACAAGGGGATTTGATGTTTTTTCCTGAAGGCGGAAATTTAACAGTCAATGATATTGTGCATAATGTAAGATATTTAAAGCCAGAAAATCCTTTTAGAACGACTTTAGATTACAATAATATTATGTTTATCGTGGCAGGAGAAGTTATTCACAGAGTTTCAGGATTAAGCTGGGCAGATTTTATTGAACAGAGAATTATGAAACCTGTCGGAATGACTTCAAGCTTCGGAAGCTACAACAGAGCAAAAGCTGTTGCCAATAAAATCGACGCACATGCTCCGGTTGATGGAAAGGCAGTTGCGGTTCTTCACGACTGGAGTGAAACCGCAAATGCCGCAGGTGGAATTATGAGTAACATTAAAGATATGACGACTTGGGCAGAATTTTTATTGAATAATTTCACAACAAAAGACGGGAAAAAATTGGTTTCAGATAAAAATATCCAACAGCTTTGGAATTTACAGATTCCAAGTGGAGTTGCTGTTAAAAATCCTTATGATACAAGTTTTTATGGTTATGGAATGGGTTGGTTTTTAAGCGATGTTAAAGGTCACAAACAAATTCAGCACACAGGTGGATTGATCGGGACGGTAACTCAGTTTACTTTGATTCCGGATATGAAATTAGGAATAGTAGTGTTGACAAATCAACAATCTGGTGCAGCTTTCAACACGATTACGAATACAGTTAAAGATTCTTATTTAGGCATTGCAGACCGAAATTGGCTGAAAACGTACGGCGACAGAATGTCAAAAATGGAAGAAAGTTTTGATAAACAGAAGAAAGAAGCTTTTGCAAAATCTGAGGTTTTCAAAAAAGATAAGAACCTTCAGCCAAAATCAGAACAATTCGTAGGACTATATAGCGATAAATGGTTTGGAGATGTTGAAGTTACCCAACAAGGAAATGCCTTTAGAATTTCATGTAAAAACTCTCCAAGGCTGAAAGGTGAATTATTGCCTTTTTCCAATAATTCTTTTATTATCAAATGGGATGACAGAAGCTATGATGCCGATGCGTATATTATCTTTGATTATGATGAAACGGGAAAAGCTCAGTCAGCAAGATTAAAACCGATTTCCGATGTTACAGATTTCAGTTTTGATTTTGATGATTTGGATTTAGAAAGAAAATAA
- a CDS encoding metallophosphoesterase family protein: protein MTKILLLSDSHSYIDDRILEYAHQADEVWHCGDFGSMDVIEQLEKIKPLKGVYGNIDNAKIRSEFPEVNRFFCENVEVLMIHIGGYPGKYTLLTKNEISEKAPKLFISGHSHILKAMFDAKNNLLHLNPGACGKQGWHKTRTMMRFVIDGEEIKDLEIIELGPKV from the coding sequence ATGACCAAAATCCTTCTTCTCTCCGATTCTCATTCTTATATTGATGACCGAATTTTAGAATACGCTCACCAAGCTGATGAAGTTTGGCATTGTGGAGATTTTGGGAGTATGGATGTAATTGAACAGCTCGAAAAAATCAAGCCGCTAAAAGGAGTTTACGGTAATATTGATAACGCAAAAATCCGTTCCGAATTTCCGGAAGTAAATCGTTTTTTTTGTGAAAATGTGGAAGTTTTAATGATTCATATCGGCGGTTATCCCGGAAAATATACTCTGCTGACGAAAAATGAAATCTCCGAAAAGGCTCCGAAGTTATTTATTTCAGGACATTCACATATTTTGAAGGCAATGTTTGATGCTAAAAATAATCTGCTCCACCTTAATCCCGGAGCTTGCGGAAAACAGGGATGGCATAAAACAAGAACTATGATGCGTTTTGTAATCGATGGTGAGGAGATTAAGGATTTGGAAATTATTGAATTGGGACCGAAAGTTTAA
- the mazG gene encoding nucleoside triphosphate pyrophosphohydrolase, with protein sequence MNTRQEKLEAFGRLLDIMDDLREKCPWDQKQTLESLRHLTLEETYELSDAILQGDLQEIKKELGDVLLHLVFYAKIGSEKESFDIADVINSLNEKLIFRHPHIYGDTEVKDEEEVKQNWEKLKLKEGNKSILGGVPKSLPSLVKAYRIQDKVKGIGFEFHDAEDAWKKVDEEIQEFHAETDLDKKEQELGDVFFSLINYARISGINPDSALERTNLKFISRFQKMEDLALNDNLSLSDMSLEEMDVLWEKAKLINNN encoded by the coding sequence ATGAATACCAGACAGGAAAAGTTAGAAGCTTTCGGAAGATTATTGGATATTATGGATGATTTGCGGGAAAAATGTCCGTGGGATCAGAAACAGACCTTAGAATCGCTTCGTCATTTAACTTTGGAAGAAACCTATGAGCTTTCGGATGCTATTTTGCAGGGAGATTTGCAGGAAATAAAAAAAGAACTTGGTGATGTTTTGCTTCATTTGGTTTTTTATGCTAAAATCGGTTCCGAAAAAGAAAGTTTTGATATTGCTGATGTCATTAATTCTTTGAATGAAAAATTAATTTTCCGTCATCCTCATATTTACGGTGATACAGAAGTAAAAGACGAGGAAGAAGTGAAACAGAACTGGGAGAAATTAAAATTAAAAGAAGGAAATAAATCTATTTTGGGCGGAGTTCCGAAAAGTCTTCCGAGTTTGGTGAAAGCTTACAGAATTCAGGATAAAGTAAAAGGCATCGGTTTTGAATTTCATGATGCAGAAGATGCATGGAAAAAAGTGGATGAAGAAATTCAGGAATTTCATGCGGAAACTGATCTGGATAAAAAAGAACAGGAATTGGGTGATGTATTTTTCTCATTGATTAATTATGCAAGAATTTCAGGTATTAATCCGGATTCGGCTTTAGAAAGAACAAATTTAAAATTTATTTCAAGATTCCAAAAAATGGAAGATCTGGCTTTAAATGATAATTTAAGTCTTTCTGATATGTCTTTGGAAGAAATGGATGTTCTTTGGGAAAAAGCTAAACTAATAAATAATAACTAA
- a CDS encoding metallophosphoesterase, with amino-acid sequence MNLSLKTHLKNTSVVLRVVLSAGVLYSCATYNVKKGKNLSEIGNSDIKSENDFRIFLIGDAGNADEPQSQHTLNLLKDQLESAGSNSMLIFLGDNIYPSGMPKESDKDYALAKQKLENQLTITKNFKGKTLVIPGNHDWYNGLDGLKSQEELVKNYFNDKKAFLPKNSCPIDDISLTKDIKLIVIDTEWALVNWDNYPGINKNCDIKTREDFFDEFKDLINKNQDKKIIVALHHPIISSGTHAGFTSAKANLYPFKSKVPVPGVASLLNVVRSSSGANPEDINNQHYADLSNRLKSIVQEKENVIFVSGHDHNLQYHKDRNIRQIISGAGSKVDPASIGEKTDFSYGGSGFAVLNIRKDQSSDVEYFSTKNNNLEKLAQIQVIDKPKEFVNNYPNSFPSAVSSTIYNKKLTQKGGIYRWLWGEHYRKYYGMPIEAPTANISTLDGGYTPFREGGGNQSNSLRLKSQDGQEFVMRGVKKSAVRFLNNMAFKKSTFGNELNNTFPDKFLLDFYTTNHPFTPFSIGNMADKLNIFHSNPRLFYIPKQQALGEYNTNYGDEMYMIEERFSSDPKTLATLDNAKDIVSTDDVLKNFNKNYKYSVDQESYIRARIFDMLIGDWDRHSDQWKWAEYQDGDKVIYKPIPRDRDQAFSKYDGAAFKIIMNIPAIRHMKTFKEDIQSVKWLAMEPYPIDLIFLKGSTEEEWIAQAKYIQEHLTDKDIDDTFNNLPKEVKDETIADIQRKLKIRKTKLQSYASQYYDVLQKKVPLAGTVNPDKFVITKTGNSVNVKQYKLDKNKENPELVFEKTYNDSKTKELWVYGLEDDDIYEVSGDGKPKMNIRLIGGYNNDTYNVANGSKVKIYDFKSQKNTYNTHGATKNISDDYDINTYNYKHPKYNFFAGYPNADYNPDDGVILGVLANYTVNNFIRSPYTQKHSLKVNFYTATGGFNAIYKGIFKKAISSWDFNIDAGFTTPRFAENFFGLSNESDFDRETTEMKYNRARISKFNFAPSISKKSWANLFQQFQLTFESNKVQRNGDRFVDVSHDVRPEVFDNQQFGGANYTFSYKNLDNNAFPTLGMELKLNADWKTNLTDFNRNFLILSGTLSVDHRLDSRGNFVFANSSNARWINNNNFEFYQAAAIGGNNGMRAFRNDRFSGRSYFTNNSEIRWDFGRVKNNIIPANMGILLGYDVGRVWNDNEDSKKWHQSVGGGFWLSIVEMFSARLNYFYGTDGGRISGGVGMTF; translated from the coding sequence ATGAATTTATCCTTGAAAACTCATCTAAAAAATACTTCTGTTGTGCTCCGAGTAGTATTATCCGCCGGAGTTCTCTATTCCTGCGCAACATATAACGTAAAAAAGGGTAAAAACTTATCTGAAATAGGAAATTCTGATATAAAATCCGAAAACGATTTTAGAATTTTCTTAATAGGTGATGCCGGAAATGCAGATGAGCCTCAATCTCAGCATACTTTGAATCTTTTAAAAGATCAATTGGAATCTGCAGGCAGTAACTCAATGCTTATATTTTTGGGTGATAATATTTACCCGAGCGGAATGCCTAAAGAATCTGATAAAGATTATGCTTTAGCAAAACAAAAGCTTGAAAATCAATTAACCATCACAAAAAACTTCAAAGGCAAAACATTGGTTATCCCAGGAAATCATGATTGGTACAATGGTTTAGACGGATTGAAATCCCAGGAAGAACTTGTGAAAAATTATTTTAATGATAAAAAAGCTTTTCTCCCAAAAAATTCTTGCCCGATTGATGATATCAGCCTTACAAAAGACATTAAATTAATCGTAATTGATACAGAATGGGCATTGGTAAACTGGGACAATTATCCTGGAATCAATAAAAACTGTGATATCAAAACCCGTGAAGATTTTTTCGATGAATTTAAAGATTTAATTAATAAAAATCAGGACAAAAAGATCATTGTTGCTCTTCATCACCCGATTATCAGCAGCGGAACTCATGCAGGCTTTACCTCCGCAAAAGCTAATCTTTATCCTTTCAAAAGTAAAGTTCCTGTTCCGGGAGTTGCAAGTCTATTGAATGTCGTGAGAAGTTCTTCGGGAGCAAATCCTGAAGATATTAACAACCAACATTATGCAGATCTTTCAAACAGATTAAAAAGTATTGTTCAGGAAAAAGAAAATGTCATTTTTGTTTCCGGGCATGATCATAATTTACAATATCACAAAGACAGAAATATCAGACAGATCATCAGTGGGGCGGGTTCAAAAGTTGATCCGGCATCGATTGGTGAAAAAACAGATTTTTCTTATGGAGGAAGTGGTTTTGCTGTTTTAAATATTAGAAAAGATCAAAGTTCTGATGTTGAATACTTTTCTACAAAAAATAACAATTTAGAAAAACTAGCACAGATTCAGGTGATTGATAAGCCTAAAGAATTTGTAAATAACTATCCGAATTCTTTTCCATCTGCAGTTTCATCAACAATTTACAATAAAAAATTAACGCAAAAAGGAGGAATCTACAGATGGCTTTGGGGAGAACATTACAGAAAATATTACGGAATGCCGATTGAAGCTCCGACAGCTAATATTTCTACACTTGACGGCGGTTACACTCCTTTTAGAGAAGGAGGAGGAAATCAGTCGAACAGTTTACGCTTAAAATCTCAGGACGGACAGGAATTTGTAATGAGAGGTGTTAAAAAAAGTGCCGTTCGTTTCCTTAATAATATGGCTTTCAAGAAAAGTACATTTGGAAATGAATTAAACAATACGTTCCCTGACAAATTCTTGCTTGATTTTTATACTACCAATCATCCGTTTACTCCATTTTCAATTGGAAATATGGCAGATAAGCTGAATATTTTCCACAGTAACCCAAGATTATTTTATATCCCTAAGCAGCAGGCTTTAGGTGAATATAACACGAATTATGGTGATGAAATGTATATGATAGAGGAACGTTTTTCTTCAGATCCGAAAACTCTGGCAACTCTTGATAATGCAAAAGATATTGTTTCAACGGATGATGTTCTGAAAAATTTCAATAAAAACTACAAATATTCAGTCGATCAGGAATCTTACATCAGAGCAAGGATTTTTGATATGTTAATTGGTGACTGGGACAGACATTCCGATCAATGGAAATGGGCAGAATATCAGGACGGCGACAAAGTAATTTATAAACCGATTCCAAGAGACAGAGATCAGGCTTTCAGTAAATATGATGGGGCTGCTTTCAAAATTATCATGAATATTCCGGCAATACGCCACATGAAAACTTTTAAAGAAGATATACAAAGTGTGAAATGGCTTGCTATGGAGCCTTATCCTATAGATTTAATTTTCCTTAAAGGCTCAACTGAAGAAGAGTGGATTGCACAGGCAAAATATATTCAGGAACATTTAACGGATAAAGATATTGATGATACCTTCAACAATTTACCAAAAGAAGTTAAAGACGAAACAATTGCCGATATTCAAAGAAAACTAAAAATAAGAAAGACCAAATTACAGTCTTACGCTTCACAATATTACGATGTTTTACAGAAAAAAGTTCCGTTAGCAGGAACGGTAAATCCTGATAAATTTGTGATTACAAAAACAGGAAATTCTGTTAACGTAAAACAATATAAATTAGATAAAAACAAAGAAAATCCTGAGTTGGTTTTTGAAAAAACATATAACGATTCAAAAACTAAAGAACTTTGGGTTTACGGATTGGAAGATGATGATATTTATGAAGTTTCCGGTGATGGAAAACCTAAAATGAATATCAGATTAATTGGCGGTTACAATAATGACACCTATAATGTGGCCAATGGAAGTAAGGTGAAAATTTATGATTTTAAATCACAAAAAAACACGTACAATACCCATGGCGCGACGAAAAATATTTCGGACGATTATGACATCAACACGTATAATTACAAACACCCTAAATATAACTTCTTTGCAGGTTATCCAAATGCAGATTACAATCCCGATGACGGCGTGATTCTTGGTGTTCTGGCAAATTATACGGTAAATAATTTCATTCGCTCTCCTTACACTCAAAAACACAGCTTAAAAGTAAACTTTTATACTGCAACAGGTGGCTTTAACGCTATTTATAAAGGAATTTTCAAGAAAGCAATTTCGAGCTGGGATTTCAATATTGATGCAGGATTTACAACTCCTCGTTTTGCAGAAAACTTCTTTGGTCTATCCAACGAAAGCGATTTCGACAGGGAAACAACGGAAATGAAGTACAACAGAGCAAGAATTTCAAAATTCAATTTTGCACCTTCTATTTCTAAGAAAAGCTGGGCAAATTTATTTCAGCAATTTCAATTAACTTTTGAAAGTAATAAGGTTCAGCGAAATGGGGATCGTTTTGTGGATGTTTCTCATGATGTAAGACCCGAAGTTTTCGACAATCAACAATTTGGAGGAGCCAATTACACATTCAGTTATAAAAATTTAGATAACAACGCCTTTCCGACTTTAGGGATGGAATTAAAATTAAACGCAGACTGGAAAACCAATCTTACGGATTTTAACAGAAACTTTCTGATCTTAAGCGGAACTTTATCTGTGGATCACAGACTTGACAGCAGAGGAAATTTCGTATTTGCTAATTCCAGTAATGCAAGATGGATCAATAATAACAACTTTGAATTCTATCAGGCTGCAGCAATTGGTGGCAATAATGGAATGAGAGCTTTCCGAAATGACAGATTTTCAGGGAGATCTTACTTTACCAATAACTCAGAAATTCGTTGGGATTTCGGAAGAGTAAAAAATAATATTATTCCTGCAAACATGGGTATTCTATTAGGCTACGATGTAGGAAGAGTCTGGAATGACAACGAAGATTCCAAAAAGTGGCATCAATCTGTCGGTGGCGGATTTTGGCTAAGTATTGTTGAAATGTTCTCCGCAAGACTGAATTATTTCTACGGAACAGATGGCGGAAGAATTTCCGGAGGTGTGGGGATGACGTTTTAA
- the ruvX gene encoding Holliday junction resolvase RuvX → MGQILAIDYGKARCGIAATDDMQIIASGLDTILTPGLMEFLKKYFAENRVDEVVVGLPVDLKGNLSEVETDILKFIEIFQKEFPTIKVNRLDERFTSKMASFFISQSGKSKKQRQEKGLIDKISATIILQNFLEQKTR, encoded by the coding sequence ATGGGACAAATCCTTGCAATAGACTATGGAAAGGCACGTTGTGGTATTGCTGCAACAGATGATATGCAAATTATTGCAAGCGGACTGGATACCATTCTGACTCCGGGGTTAATGGAATTTTTGAAAAAATATTTCGCTGAAAACAGAGTAGATGAAGTGGTAGTCGGGCTTCCTGTAGATTTGAAAGGAAATCTTTCAGAAGTGGAAACTGATATTTTAAAATTTATAGAAATTTTTCAAAAAGAATTTCCTACAATTAAAGTTAACCGCCTCGATGAAAGATTTACATCTAAAATGGCTTCGTTTTTTATTTCTCAAAGCGGAAAAAGTAAAAAACAACGACAGGAAAAAGGATTAATAGATAAAATAAGTGCAACCATTATATTGCAGAATTTTTTAGAACAAAAAACAAGATGA